A region of the Nocardia asteroides genome:
CGGCCCGGGCTCGCCCTCGCGCAGCGCGGTGTCGACCAGGTGCACCCCCGCCGCCGCCACCGCGATGCGGACTTGGCCGGGGCCGGGGACAGGATCGGGGACGGTCTCGTACCGCAAGTTCTCGGCCGGCCCGAAGGCGTGGAGGCGAATGGCGTGCACGATGGCTCCTGTTCGTGAGAGGGTCGCCGCCAGCCTGCAACCTCAACTCATGTCGAGGTCAACCGGTCCCGTCGCGCGGCCCTGGCCTCGAATCCGTCGCAGAGGGCGTCGAGCCCGTCGTAGAGCAGTTCCCGCTGGGTCAGGTCACTCGCCCCGCTACCGGCGAGGTCGGCCAGGGCGGGTGGGACCGGACCGTGCGGCGTGCCGTTCAACAGGGTCCGCAGCGCGTTGTCGCCGCCGGGGTCGATCCCCTTGCGGGCCATCAGTTCCGCGCTGATCTCCGGCAGCGTGGCGCCGGAGATGTGGTTCCATACCGTGAAGGACATGCTGGTCGCCTCCCGGGTGGACACGCCCAGTTCCAGGAATCCCTCCACCAACCAGGCCAGACAGGCCAGGCTCTGCGGTCCGAAGCTGTAGCGCGGGGTGGCGAAGGTGAGCAGCACCCACGGATGTTGCCGGTACAGGGCCCAGTCGATCTCGGCGGCGATGCGGACGCGGTCGCGCCAGGTCCACCTGTGTCCCTCCGGATCGGGGTACGGGTTGCGCCGGGCCACTTCGTCGGTCATCAACGCGAGCAGTTCGTCTTTGTTCGCGACGTGGCGATACAGCGACATGGCGCCGACACCCAGCCGGTCGGCGATGCGCCGCATGGACAGCGCGTCCAAGCCCTCGGCGTCGGCGAGCTCGATCGCGGTGTCGACGATTGCGGTGCGGTGCAGCATGCGTACACTGTACCCGGAGTCATGCGTACGACGTACGCGCCAGCGGAAGGATGTTCGGACATGACAGACGTGCGGTCGGCGCGGCCCGCGCCGTCCACGGCGGGCTCGCGCCGGGCGTGGCTGGGCCTCGCGGTCCTGCTGCTGCCGGTGCTGCTGGTGTCGATGGACATCTCGGTGCTGTTCCTCGCGCTGCCGACGCTGACCCTCGATCTGGATCCCTCGGCGGACCAGCAGTTGTGGATCCTGGACATCTACGGGTTCCTGATCGCGGGCCTGCTGATCACCATGGGCAATGTCGGCGACCGGATCGGGCGGCGCAACATCCTGCTGGCGGGCGCGGCGGTCTTCGGCGTCGCGTCGGTGATAGCCGCCTTCGCGCCCAGCGCGGGCGTGCTGATCGCGGCGCGGGCGCTGATGGGCATCGGCGGCGCGACCCTGCTGCCGTCGAGCCTGGCGCTGATCTCGAGCCTGTTCCCGGACGTCCGGGAGCGAGCCGCCGCGATCGGTGTGTGGACGGCGTTCTTCGCGGGCGGCTCGGCCGTCGGACCGATCATCGGCGGCGTGCTGCTGCACCACTTCTGGTGGGGCTCGGTGTTTCTCATCAACCTCCCGGTGCTGCTGATCCTGCTCGTGTTCGGCCCGTTCGTCCTGCCCGAACACCGCGCGGGCGCGCTGGGGCCACTGGACCTGCCGAGCGTCGTCCTGTCGATCGGGGGCATCCTTCCGGTGGTGTATGGCATCAAGCACGCCGCGACCGAAGGGATCGACGCCCAGGCGATCGTCATCGCGCTGATCGGCGCGGTGATTCTCACCGCGTTCGTCCGCAGGCAGCGACAGCTCGACGAACCCCTGCTCGACCTGCGATTGTTCACCCGGCCCCAATTCTCCGTGGCCATCGGCTCCAGCCTGGTAGGCATGATGTCGCTGGCCGGACTGAGCTATCTGACCAGCATCTACCTGCAGTCGGTGACCGGGCGCACGCCGCTGGCGGCGGCGCTGCTGGGCATCCCGATGGCGATCGCGGTGTTCGTCTTCTCGATGGGTGGCGCACGGGTCGGACATCGGTTCGGCGCCCGCGCCACCTTCGTGTTCGCCTTGCTCGCCTCCGCGGCGGGCAACTTGATGCTGCTCGGTGTCGGCCCGCACGAGGGGCTCTGGTGGTACCTGGCGGGCTCCACGATCGCCGGAGTGGGCTACGGTCTGGCCTTCACGTTGGTGTCCGAAGTCGCGGTGTCCTCGGTGCCGCCGGAGCGGGCCGGCTCGGCGGTGGGTATCTCGGAGACCAGCTTCGAACTGGGCAATGCGCTGGGCTTGGCGTTGCTCGGTTCGCTCGCTGCGCTGATCTTCCGGTCCGGCGGCGACTACGCCTCGACGCTCGGCGAGACCATCCAGCAATCCGGCGGCAACGCCGTGCTGATCGAGTCGGCGCGCCGATCCTTCGTCGACGGGATGCACATCGCGGTGGCTGTCGGCGCGACCGCCCTCGCGGCGATGGCGCTGATCGCGCGGTTCGCCTCCCCGGGCCCACGCTGAGTCGAGCCGGGGTCAGCGGCCGAACACCGCCGTCACGATCTCGGCGGCCCAGCGGTTCATCGGCCGGATGACCGCGCCGTGCACCCAGCGCAGCGGCCGCACCACGATCGCGTGCCAGACGACCGCCACGGCGGCGAATACCGGACCCAGCACGTAGCGGTACACCGCCCGGCACGGCGCCACCAAGAGGACGCCCACGATAACGGTGGCCACCCACCACCCGTAACGGGCGCTCGCGCGCACCACTCGCCACAGCGGGCGCAGCACCCAGCGCCACAACTGCGACAGCGGCCAGACGATCAGCCACTTCACCGTGCGATGGCATATCCACGCGATGGCATGGGCGATCGGGAACACGACCCAGCGCAGCAGCCAGGCTCCAGCCGGGCGAATCAG
Encoded here:
- a CDS encoding TetR/AcrR family transcriptional regulator, with product MLHRTAIVDTAIELADAEGLDALSMRRIADRLGVGAMSLYRHVANKDELLALMTDEVARRNPYPDPEGHRWTWRDRVRIAAEIDWALYRQHPWVLLTFATPRYSFGPQSLACLAWLVEGFLELGVSTREATSMSFTVWNHISGATLPEISAELMARKGIDPGGDNALRTLLNGTPHGPVPPALADLAGSGASDLTQRELLYDGLDALCDGFEARAARRDRLTST
- a CDS encoding MFS transporter, which codes for MTDVRSARPAPSTAGSRRAWLGLAVLLLPVLLVSMDISVLFLALPTLTLDLDPSADQQLWILDIYGFLIAGLLITMGNVGDRIGRRNILLAGAAVFGVASVIAAFAPSAGVLIAARALMGIGGATLLPSSLALISSLFPDVRERAAAIGVWTAFFAGGSAVGPIIGGVLLHHFWWGSVFLINLPVLLILLVFGPFVLPEHRAGALGPLDLPSVVLSIGGILPVVYGIKHAATEGIDAQAIVIALIGAVILTAFVRRQRQLDEPLLDLRLFTRPQFSVAIGSSLVGMMSLAGLSYLTSIYLQSVTGRTPLAAALLGIPMAIAVFVFSMGGARVGHRFGARATFVFALLASAAGNLMLLGVGPHEGLWWYLAGSTIAGVGYGLAFTLVSEVAVSSVPPERAGSAVGISETSFELGNALGLALLGSLAALIFRSGGDYASTLGETIQQSGGNAVLIESARRSFVDGMHIAVAVGATALAAMALIARFASPGPR